In Megalopta genalis isolate 19385.01 chromosome 7, iyMegGena1_principal, whole genome shotgun sequence, a single window of DNA contains:
- the UQCR-C1 gene encoding ubiquinol-cytochrome c reductase core protein 1 — protein sequence MAIRLLKVSSALRTYSNKSSVIKTQKQWRSTASSLKEILLNQPITKVTTLDCGMRIASEDTGAPTATVGLWIDSGSRFENDENNGVAHFMEHMAFKGTTKRSQTDLELEIENMGAHLNAYTSREQTVFYAKCLSQDVPKAIEILSDIIQNSKLGENEIERERGVILREMQEVETNLQEVVFDHLHSSAYQGTPLGRTILGPTKNIKSITRKDLLDYVRTYYGPPRFVLAGAGGVEHNALVELADKHFGKMTGPHYDEIPRIDVPCRYTGSEIRVRDDSIPLAHIAIAVEGAGWVDADNIPLMVANTLMGAWDRSQGGGVNNANHLAQAAAFLGMCHSYQSFNTCYKDTGLWGVYYVCDPMKCEDFVENIQSEWMRLCVSVTEKEVERAKNILKTNMLLQLDGTTAICEDIGRQMLCYNRRIPLHELEARIDSVTAKTIHDVGMKYIYDQCPVIAAVGPVEALPDYNVIRSSMYRLRM from the exons ATGGCGATTCGTCTGTTAAAAGTTAGTTCCGCGTTGCGGACTTACAGCAATAAATCTAGTGTCATAAAG ACACAAAAGCAATGGAGGTCTACAGCATCTTCTCTGAAAGAAATCCTTCTCAATCAGCCTATAACCAAAGTGACAACTCTAGATTGTGGTATGAGGATTGCAAGCGAAGACACTGGTGCACCAACAGCCACAGTAGGGCTATGGATTGATTCTGGCAGTCGTTTTGAAAACGACGAAAACAATGGCGTGGCTCACTTCATGGAACATATGGCTTTCAAG GGGACTACCAAACGTTCTCAAACTGATTTAGAATTAGAAATTGAGAATATGGGCGCTCACTTGAATGCCTATACAAGCAGAGAACAGacagtattttatgctaagtgTTTGTCGCAAGACGTACCAAAAGCTATAGAAATTTTAAGCGATATCATTCAAAATTCTAAACTTGGCGAAAACGAGATTGAAAGAGAACGTGGTGTCATTTTGAGAGAGATGCAGGAGGTTGAAACAAACCTTCAAGAAGTTGTTTTCGATCACTTGCACAGTAGTGCTTACCAAGGAACTCCTCTGGGCAGGACAATTTTAGGACCCACCAAAAATATCAAGAGCATTACAAGAAAAGATCTTCTAGATTATGTAAGGACATACTATGGTCCACCAAG ATTCGTTCTAGCAGGAGCCGGTGGTGTAGAACATAATGCCCTAGTAGAATTAGCCGACAAACACTTTGGTAAAATGACAGGACCGCACTACGATGAAATTCCACGTATAGATGTACCATGTCGTTACACTGGCTCTGAAATTAGAGTTCGCGATGACAGCATTCCTCTTGCGCATATAGCTATTGCTGTTGAAG GCGCTGGATGGGTCGACGCAGACAACATTCCTCTTATGGTTGCAAACACTTTAATGGGAGCGTGGGATCGCAGCCAAGGAGGTGGCGTAAACAACGCGAATCACTTGGCTCAAGCTGCAGCATTTTTAGGAATGTGCCACAGTTATCAAAGTTTCAACACATGCTACAAA GATACTGGTCTATGGGGCGTGTATTATGTATGCGATCCCATGAAGTGCGAGGACTTCGTTGAAAACATTCAGTCTGAATGGATGAGATTATGCGTGTCGGTCACTGAAAAGGAAGTAGAACGCGCGAAAAACATTCTCAAAACAAACATGCTTCTTCAATTAGATGGAACAACCGCGATTTGCGAAGACATCGGTCGACAGATGCTCTGCTACAACAGACGTATACCTCTTCACGAACTTGAGGCCAGGATAGAT AGCGTAACGGCTAAAACTATTCACGATGTCGGTATGAAATACATTTACGATCAGTGTCCGGTCATTGCAGCTGTTGGCCCAGTCGAGGCTCTGCCTGATTATAATGTAATACGATCATCCATGTACAGATTACGAATGTAA
- the eIF3e gene encoding eukaryotic translation initiation factor 3 subunit E isoform X2, producing MAKFDLTSRIGQYLDRHLVFPLLEFLSAKQIYDEDELLQAKLDILSKTNMIDYTIDIRKQLYPNLEVPEELKARRQEVLQELGILQNNVSVVVALMNNEEVMKKMENMRDSKALNNYLTQESDFRVEMMDSFVKLAKYRYECGNYSVSTSYLYFYMLIMPPTDKNYLNVLWGKLASEILVQNWETALEDVNKLREYIDSNVIGNSLQILQQRTWLIHWSLFVFFNHVKGRDLIIEMFLYRPHYLNAIQTMCPHILRYLAAAVIVNRSRRSILKDLVKVIQQESYTYRDPITEFLEHLYVNFDFDGARQKLQECQTVVFNDFFLIALLGEFVENARLMIFETFCRIHQCISIGMLAEKLNMKADVAECWIVNLIRNARLDAKIDSKLGHVVMGGQPASPYQQLVEKIETLSVRSEALENLIERKLKAKNQDPVSIMWN from the exons ATGGCGAAATTCGATCTGACATCACGTATAGGTCAATATCTAGATCGACATTTAGTATTTCCCCTTTTGGAGTTCTTATCTGCAAAACAG ATTTACGATGAGGATGAATTGCTCCAAGCAAAGCTCGATATTCTTAGCAAGACGAATATGATAGATTATACTATCGATATCAGAAAACAACTTTATCCTAACTTGGAAGTACCAGAG GAGTTAAAAGCACGTCGACAAGAGGTTCTTCAGGAACTTGGTATTTTACAAAATAATGTAtcagttgttgttgctcttatGAATAATGAGGAAGTTATGAAGAAGATGGAAAATATGCGAGACTCTAAAGCATTAAATAACTATCTGACTCAAGAATCTGAT TTTAGAGTGGAAATGATGGATAGTTTTGTGAAGTTAGCAAAATATCGTTATGAATGTGGCAACTACTCTGTTTCGACgtcatatttatatttctatatgcTTATAATGCCGCCAACAGATAAG aattatttgaatgttCTTTGGGGCAAATTGGCATCAGAAATTTTAGTACAAAACTGGGAAACTGCATTAGAGGATGTGAACAAGCTAAGAGAATATATTGATAGTAATGTTATAGGAAATTCTCTTCAAATATTACAACAGCGAACATGGCTCATTCATTGGAGCTTATTTGTATTTTTCAATCATGTGAAAGGTAGAGATTTGATCATAGAAATGTTTCTGTATAGACCACA TTACCTAAATGCTATTCAAACAATGTGTCCTCATATATTGAGATATTTAGCAGCAGCTGTCATTGTCAATCGTTCTAGGCGATCTATATTGAAAGATCTTGTAAAAGTAATACAACAG GAATCGTATACATACCGTGACCCAATTACAGAATTTTTGGAACATCTATATGTCAATTTTGATTTTGATGGAGCAAGGCAAAAATTGCAAGAATGTCAAACAGTTGTATTTAATGACTTTTTCTTGATTGCATTATTAGGTGAATTTGTAGAGAATGCTCGTTTAATGATCTTTGAAACATTCTGTCGTATTCATCAGTGTATCAGCATCGG AATGTTAGCAGAGAAATTAAATATGAAAGCAGATGTAGCAGAATGTTGGATCGTCAATTTAATACGTAATGCAAGATTAGATGCCAAAATAGACAGTAAACTAGGTCATGTTGTGATGGGTGGACAACCTGCATCACCATATCAACAACTAGTTGAAAAAATTGAAACACTGAGTGTGCGAAGTGAAGCGTTAGAAAACTTGATTGAACGTAAACTGAAAGCTAAAAATCAAGATCCCGTAAGTATAATGTGGAACTAA
- the eIF3e gene encoding eukaryotic translation initiation factor 3 subunit E isoform X1 — MAKFDLTSRIGQYLDRHLVFPLLEFLSAKQIYDEDELLQAKLDILSKTNMIDYTIDIRKQLYPNLEVPEELKARRQEVLQELGILQNNVSVVVALMNNEEVMKKMENMRDSKALNNYLTQESDFRVEMMDSFVKLAKYRYECGNYSVSTSYLYFYMLIMPPTDKNYLNVLWGKLASEILVQNWETALEDVNKLREYIDSNVIGNSLQILQQRTWLIHWSLFVFFNHVKGRDLIIEMFLYRPHYLNAIQTMCPHILRYLAAAVIVNRSRRSILKDLVKVIQQESYTYRDPITEFLEHLYVNFDFDGARQKLQECQTVVFNDFFLIALLGEFVENARLMIFETFCRIHQCISIGMLAEKLNMKADVAECWIVNLIRNARLDAKIDSKLGHVVMGGQPASPYQQLVEKIETLSVRSEALENLIERKLKAKNQDPYKNSWNLDL; from the exons ATGGCGAAATTCGATCTGACATCACGTATAGGTCAATATCTAGATCGACATTTAGTATTTCCCCTTTTGGAGTTCTTATCTGCAAAACAG ATTTACGATGAGGATGAATTGCTCCAAGCAAAGCTCGATATTCTTAGCAAGACGAATATGATAGATTATACTATCGATATCAGAAAACAACTTTATCCTAACTTGGAAGTACCAGAG GAGTTAAAAGCACGTCGACAAGAGGTTCTTCAGGAACTTGGTATTTTACAAAATAATGTAtcagttgttgttgctcttatGAATAATGAGGAAGTTATGAAGAAGATGGAAAATATGCGAGACTCTAAAGCATTAAATAACTATCTGACTCAAGAATCTGAT TTTAGAGTGGAAATGATGGATAGTTTTGTGAAGTTAGCAAAATATCGTTATGAATGTGGCAACTACTCTGTTTCGACgtcatatttatatttctatatgcTTATAATGCCGCCAACAGATAAG aattatttgaatgttCTTTGGGGCAAATTGGCATCAGAAATTTTAGTACAAAACTGGGAAACTGCATTAGAGGATGTGAACAAGCTAAGAGAATATATTGATAGTAATGTTATAGGAAATTCTCTTCAAATATTACAACAGCGAACATGGCTCATTCATTGGAGCTTATTTGTATTTTTCAATCATGTGAAAGGTAGAGATTTGATCATAGAAATGTTTCTGTATAGACCACA TTACCTAAATGCTATTCAAACAATGTGTCCTCATATATTGAGATATTTAGCAGCAGCTGTCATTGTCAATCGTTCTAGGCGATCTATATTGAAAGATCTTGTAAAAGTAATACAACAG GAATCGTATACATACCGTGACCCAATTACAGAATTTTTGGAACATCTATATGTCAATTTTGATTTTGATGGAGCAAGGCAAAAATTGCAAGAATGTCAAACAGTTGTATTTAATGACTTTTTCTTGATTGCATTATTAGGTGAATTTGTAGAGAATGCTCGTTTAATGATCTTTGAAACATTCTGTCGTATTCATCAGTGTATCAGCATCGG AATGTTAGCAGAGAAATTAAATATGAAAGCAGATGTAGCAGAATGTTGGATCGTCAATTTAATACGTAATGCAAGATTAGATGCCAAAATAGACAGTAAACTAGGTCATGTTGTGATGGGTGGACAACCTGCATCACCATATCAACAACTAGTTGAAAAAATTGAAACACTGAGTGTGCGAAGTGAAGCGTTAGAAAACTTGATTGAACGTAAACTGAAAGCTAAAAATCAAGATCCC